A part of Haloarchaeobius sp. HME9146 genomic DNA contains:
- a CDS encoding aspartate aminotransferase family protein, with protein MPNDFVFSRKPISIERGEDVFLYADDGTEYLDMGASYACTPAGHSHPDVVGAVQEQVADLTFVQGSYPTSSRDELYEKLGALGPEGISNVWLCNSGTEANEAALKFARSATESTKIVATKRGFHGRTMGALSATWKPKYRKPFEPLLSDVEFVSYGDAEELAEAVDDDTAAVILEPVQGEGGVNPSTTEFLEAAREATENHGAALVFDEVQTGLGRTGSFWACEAAGVTPDIVTSAKGLANGLPLGATLCADWIAEDAGPHGSTFSGGPVVSAAASATLDVIVDEDLPGNAQAVGDYLVSELEAADLPVRDIRNSGLLVGIEVGRKANKVLRDLAIEHQILALPAGRTVVRLLPPLTMTKAHADEVVEALCDILGTEE; from the coding sequence ATGCCCAACGACTTCGTCTTCTCACGCAAACCCATCAGCATCGAACGCGGCGAGGACGTGTTCCTCTACGCCGACGACGGTACCGAGTACCTGGACATGGGCGCGAGCTACGCCTGCACGCCCGCCGGCCACTCCCACCCGGACGTGGTCGGCGCGGTGCAAGAGCAGGTCGCAGACCTCACCTTCGTCCAGGGCTCGTACCCGACCAGTTCGCGCGACGAGCTCTACGAGAAACTCGGCGCGCTCGGGCCCGAGGGAATCAGCAACGTCTGGCTCTGTAACTCGGGGACCGAAGCCAACGAGGCGGCTCTCAAGTTCGCACGCAGTGCGACCGAGAGTACGAAAATCGTCGCCACCAAGCGTGGCTTCCACGGCCGCACCATGGGCGCGCTCTCGGCAACCTGGAAACCGAAGTACCGCAAGCCGTTCGAGCCGCTCCTTTCGGACGTGGAGTTCGTGAGCTACGGCGACGCGGAGGAACTCGCTGAAGCCGTGGACGACGACACCGCGGCCGTCATCCTCGAGCCCGTGCAGGGCGAGGGTGGCGTGAATCCCAGTACGACGGAGTTCCTCGAAGCGGCCCGCGAGGCGACCGAGAACCACGGCGCAGCCCTGGTCTTCGACGAGGTCCAGACCGGCCTCGGCCGCACTGGCTCGTTCTGGGCCTGCGAGGCCGCGGGCGTCACCCCGGACATCGTGACGAGCGCGAAGGGGCTGGCGAATGGCCTGCCGCTTGGCGCGACGCTGTGTGCCGACTGGATCGCCGAGGACGCGGGCCCGCACGGCTCGACGTTCTCCGGCGGCCCGGTCGTCTCCGCCGCCGCGTCCGCGACCCTCGACGTCATCGTGGACGAGGACCTGCCGGGCAATGCCCAGGCAGTGGGCGACTACCTCGTGTCCGAACTCGAGGCTGCAGACCTGCCGGTCCGCGACATCCGTAACTCGGGCCTGCTCGTCGGTATCGAGGTCGGGCGCAAGGCGAACAAGGTCCTGCGCGACCTCGCCATCGAGCACCAGATTCTGGCGCTCCCGGCCGGGAGAACGGTCGTCAGACTGCTCCCGCCGCTGACGATGACGAAAGCCCACGCCGACGAGGTCGTCGAGGCGCTTTGCGACATCCTGGGGACGGAGGAATGA
- a CDS encoding recombinase RecA → MSQRADLSLSAESLSPGTNLLIAGPAMTGKRQLMYELLSRDDDAASATAIVTTRKAAETIEREYRSVDPDVTQLGLVDCVSRQRGFDGTRDSTDRRYVTNAGDLTGIGIRASEFMRRFHEDDAVDTAGVGLHTSSTVLMYTELRRVFQFFHVMTGRVESAGYTGVFVLDTPTADNALDVLKQVFDGLVEVRDGEDGRQLRVRGIDAGPRHWTAF, encoded by the coding sequence GTGAGCCAACGCGCCGACCTGTCGCTTTCCGCCGAGTCGCTCTCGCCCGGGACGAACCTGCTCATTGCCGGTCCCGCGATGACCGGCAAGCGACAGCTGATGTACGAGCTACTCAGCCGTGACGACGACGCGGCCAGCGCGACCGCCATCGTCACGACCCGCAAGGCCGCGGAGACCATCGAGCGCGAGTACCGGAGCGTCGACCCCGACGTGACCCAGCTCGGGCTGGTCGATTGCGTGAGCCGCCAGCGCGGGTTCGACGGGACGCGGGACTCGACCGACCGCCGCTACGTGACCAACGCGGGCGACCTGACCGGCATCGGCATCCGCGCGAGCGAGTTCATGCGCCGGTTCCACGAGGACGACGCGGTCGACACCGCGGGTGTCGGCCTACACACCTCCTCGACGGTCCTCATGTACACCGAACTCCGGCGCGTGTTCCAGTTCTTCCACGTCATGACCGGCCGCGTCGAGTCCGCGGGCTACACCGGCGTCTTCGTCCTCGACACGCCGACGGCCGACAACGCGCTCGACGTGCTGAAGCAGGTGTTCGACGGGCTGGTCGAGGTCAGAGACGGCGAGGACGGCCGCCAGCTCCGGGTCCGGGGCATCGACGCCGGTCCCCGGCACTGGACCGCGTTCTGA
- the argC gene encoding N-acetyl-gamma-glutamyl-phosphate reductase, translated as MGVTTATDEESETVSASVVGGSGFTGGELLRLLAGHPNFELTQATSRQYSGKSIGSIHPNFRGSELRFTEPDDLESVDVLFAATPHGVTMEHIDEFEDAADTVVDLSADFRLATEGQYDDWYDGHACPEKLEKAEYALPEVNRENLPGADIIASGGCNATATILGLKPLADAGVLDGAHVVVDVKVGSSEGGAGGGEASSHAERSGVVRPYAPTGHRHEAEIEQWLGLSVSFTCHAVDMVRGASATCHVFPDGPVSKRDLWTAYRGAYEDEPFMRLVAGGSGSYRYPEPKAVAGTNYGDVGFELDAANKRIVVFSAIDNMMKGSAGQAIHGANVALGFEETAGLEFTGLHPVGSP; from the coding sequence ATGGGCGTGACGACGGCCACGGACGAGGAAAGTGAGACCGTCTCCGCCAGCGTCGTCGGCGGCTCCGGCTTCACGGGCGGGGAACTCCTCCGCCTGCTCGCCGGCCACCCCAATTTCGAACTGACGCAGGCGACGAGCCGCCAGTACTCTGGTAAATCCATCGGGAGCATCCACCCGAATTTCCGCGGCTCGGAACTCCGTTTCACCGAACCTGACGACCTCGAATCGGTCGACGTGCTGTTCGCGGCGACGCCCCACGGCGTCACGATGGAGCACATCGACGAGTTCGAGGACGCGGCAGACACGGTCGTCGACCTCTCGGCGGACTTCCGTCTCGCCACCGAGGGACAGTACGACGACTGGTACGACGGGCACGCGTGCCCGGAGAAACTGGAGAAGGCCGAATACGCGCTCCCCGAGGTGAACCGCGAGAACCTGCCCGGGGCGGACATCATCGCCTCCGGTGGGTGCAACGCGACGGCCACCATCCTCGGCCTGAAACCGCTCGCCGATGCTGGTGTCCTCGACGGTGCACACGTCGTCGTGGACGTGAAGGTGGGCAGTAGCGAAGGCGGCGCGGGCGGCGGCGAGGCCTCCAGCCACGCCGAGCGCTCCGGCGTCGTCCGTCCCTACGCGCCGACGGGCCACCGCCACGAGGCGGAAATCGAGCAGTGGCTCGGCCTCTCGGTCTCGTTCACCTGCCACGCCGTGGACATGGTCCGCGGCGCGAGCGCGACCTGCCACGTCTTCCCCGACGGGCCGGTGTCGAAGCGCGACCTCTGGACCGCCTACCGCGGGGCCTACGAGGACGAACCCTTCATGCGCCTCGTCGCGGGCGGCTCCGGCTCGTATCGCTACCCCGAACCGAAGGCCGTCGCCGGGACGAACTACGGCGACGTCGGCTTCGAGCTCGACGCCGCGAACAAGCGCATCGTCGTGTTCTCGGCCATCGACAACATGATGAAAGGCTCGGCCGGCCAGGCCATCCACGGCGCGAACGTCGCTTTGGGATTCGAGGAGACTGCCGGACTAGAGTTCACGGGGCTGCACCCCGTGGGGAGTCCCTGA
- the thrC gene encoding threonine synthase, with amino-acid sequence MSSLSLTAEAPAAPADADDGVWLECIECGDTYAPFDEIRYTCDCDALLEVRYADLPTWDEFEGRGVWRYSAALPFEVGVTLPEGDTPLHRVPRLEEDLGVESLRIKHEGMNPTGSFKDRGMTMGVRVAQELGVDRLACASTGNTSAALAAYGARADLETLVLLPAGKVAAGKVAQASLHGARILEVDGNFDTCLDIVQDLAQRGEAYLLNSLNPFRLEGQKTIGLEILEAHKEDYGEYPDRIVLPVGNAGNTSALYKCFRELVQAGAIEPDEVPKLTGVQAEGAAPMVEAIENGAEETRRWDEVETIATAIRIGNPVNAPKALPGIRETGGTAVAVSDEEITAAQRDLAGEGVGVEPASAASVAGLRKLREQGDVDADERVVCLTTGHLLKDPDAAAEAGADPEPVPGDTAGVLEHLGE; translated from the coding sequence ATGAGTTCTCTCTCGCTGACCGCGGAGGCACCCGCCGCCCCCGCCGACGCCGACGACGGCGTCTGGCTCGAATGCATCGAGTGCGGCGACACCTACGCACCGTTCGACGAGATCCGATACACCTGTGACTGCGACGCGCTGCTCGAAGTCCGCTACGCGGACCTCCCCACCTGGGACGAGTTCGAGGGTCGCGGCGTCTGGCGGTACTCGGCCGCGCTCCCGTTCGAGGTCGGTGTCACGCTCCCCGAGGGCGACACCCCGCTCCACCGGGTGCCCCGGCTGGAGGAGGACCTCGGCGTCGAGAGCCTCCGAATCAAGCACGAGGGGATGAACCCCACCGGCTCGTTCAAGGACCGCGGCATGACGATGGGCGTCCGCGTCGCCCAGGAGCTCGGCGTCGACCGCCTCGCCTGCGCCTCGACCGGGAACACCTCGGCCGCGCTCGCCGCCTACGGGGCACGGGCCGACCTCGAGACGCTCGTGCTCCTGCCCGCGGGCAAGGTCGCCGCCGGGAAGGTCGCGCAGGCCTCCCTCCACGGTGCGCGCATCCTCGAAGTGGACGGGAACTTCGACACCTGCCTCGACATCGTCCAGGACCTCGCCCAGCGCGGCGAGGCGTACCTGCTGAACTCGCTCAACCCCTTCCGGCTGGAGGGCCAGAAGACCATCGGGCTGGAGATTCTCGAAGCGCACAAGGAGGATTACGGCGAGTACCCGGACCGCATCGTCCTCCCCGTCGGCAACGCGGGCAACACCTCGGCGCTATACAAGTGCTTCCGCGAACTCGTGCAGGCAGGGGCCATCGAGCCCGACGAGGTCCCGAAGCTCACCGGCGTGCAGGCCGAGGGCGCGGCCCCGATGGTCGAGGCCATCGAGAACGGTGCCGAGGAGACCCGTCGCTGGGACGAGGTCGAGACCATCGCGACCGCCATCCGCATCGGCAACCCCGTGAACGCCCCGAAGGCCCTGCCCGGAATTCGCGAGACCGGCGGCACCGCCGTCGCCGTCAGCGACGAGGAGATCACCGCGGCACAGCGCGACCTCGCCGGCGAAGGTGTGGGTGTCGAACCCGCCTCGGCCGCCAGCGTCGCCGGCCTGCGCAAGCTCCGCGAGCAGGGCGACGTCGACGCCGACGAGCGCGTCGTCTGCCTCACGACCGGCCACCTGCTCAAGGACCCCGACGCGGCCGCCGAGGCCGGAGCCGACCCCGAACCGGTCCCGGGCGACACCGCGGGCGTGCTGGAACACCTCGGCGAGTGA
- the serA gene encoding phosphoglycerate dehydrogenase has translation MKVLVTDPIADAGLAVLSDAGHEVETAYDVEGDALLEAVADANGLIVRSGTDVSREVFEAAEDLVIVGRAGIGVDNIDIEAATDHGVIVANAPEGNVRAASEHTVAMAFAAARSIPQAHIRLKDGEWAKSDYLGTEVNGKTLGVVGLGRVGQEVAKKFHSLGMDLVAFDPYISEERAEQLGAELVDLEECLERADFLTVHVPLTDETENMISDDELAKLEGGYVVNCARGGVVDEDALARAVEDDVLAGAAVDVFAEEPVPQDNPLLDIDDVVVTPHLGASTEAAQENVAVSTAEQVVAAFAGEPVMNALNAPSIDETAFPRLKPYVELAETAGKVAAQLLDDRIENISVVYQGDIADEDVDFVTASALKGVFEPLEWQVNAVNAPRIAEERGVEVTESKTRSAEDFQSLITVKVSDGDEEVSVCGTLFAGDDPRIVRVDGYRVDAIPHGRMVVARNADEPGVIGLIGSVMGDYGVNIAGMFNARETIGGEALTVYNVDSEVPDDAIQALHDDDRIIEVRQIVLNGGE, from the coding sequence ATGAAGGTACTCGTGACGGACCCCATCGCGGACGCCGGCCTGGCCGTGCTCAGCGATGCGGGCCACGAGGTCGAGACAGCGTACGACGTGGAGGGCGACGCCCTCCTCGAAGCAGTGGCCGACGCCAACGGGCTCATCGTCCGCTCCGGGACGGACGTCTCCCGCGAGGTGTTCGAGGCCGCCGAGGACCTCGTCATCGTCGGGCGCGCCGGCATCGGTGTGGACAACATCGACATCGAGGCCGCGACCGACCACGGCGTCATCGTGGCGAACGCGCCCGAGGGCAACGTCCGTGCCGCGTCCGAGCACACGGTCGCGATGGCGTTCGCCGCCGCGCGCTCCATCCCGCAGGCGCACATCCGTCTCAAGGACGGCGAGTGGGCCAAGAGCGACTACCTCGGCACCGAGGTCAACGGGAAGACCCTCGGCGTCGTGGGCCTCGGCCGCGTCGGCCAGGAGGTCGCCAAGAAGTTCCATAGTTTAGGAATGGACCTCGTCGCGTTCGACCCGTACATCTCCGAGGAGCGCGCCGAACAGCTCGGGGCCGAACTCGTCGACCTCGAGGAGTGTCTCGAGCGCGCCGACTTCCTCACCGTCCACGTCCCGCTCACGGACGAGACGGAGAACATGATCTCCGACGACGAACTCGCCAAGCTCGAGGGCGGCTACGTCGTCAACTGCGCCCGCGGTGGCGTCGTCGACGAGGACGCGCTCGCCCGCGCCGTCGAGGACGACGTGCTCGCCGGGGCCGCGGTCGACGTGTTCGCGGAGGAGCCGGTCCCCCAGGACAACCCGCTGCTCGACATCGACGACGTCGTCGTCACGCCCCACCTCGGCGCGTCCACCGAGGCCGCCCAGGAGAACGTGGCCGTCTCGACCGCCGAACAGGTCGTCGCCGCCTTTGCGGGCGAGCCAGTCATGAACGCGCTCAACGCCCCGTCCATCGACGAGACGGCGTTCCCGCGTCTCAAGCCGTACGTCGAACTCGCCGAGACCGCCGGCAAGGTCGCCGCCCAGCTGCTCGACGACCGCATCGAGAACATCTCGGTCGTCTACCAGGGCGACATCGCCGACGAGGACGTCGACTTCGTCACCGCCAGCGCGCTCAAGGGCGTCTTCGAGCCCCTGGAGTGGCAGGTCAACGCGGTCAACGCCCCGCGCATCGCGGAGGAGCGCGGCGTCGAGGTCACCGAGTCCAAGACCCGCTCGGCCGAGGACTTCCAGAGCCTCATCACGGTGAAGGTCTCCGACGGCGACGAGGAGGTCTCGGTGTGTGGAACCCTGTTCGCGGGTGACGACCCGCGTATCGTCCGCGTGGACGGCTACCGCGTCGACGCCATCCCGCACGGCCGCATGGTCGTCGCGCGCAACGCCGACGAGCCCGGCGTCATCGGTCTCATCGGTAGCGTCATGGGCGACTACGGCGTCAACATCGCCGGGATGTTCAACGCCCGCGAGACCATCGGCGGCGAGGCGCTCACCGTCTACAACGTCGACAGCGAGGTTCCCGACGATGCGATCCAGGCGCTCCACGACGACGACCGCATCATCGAGGTCCGCCAGATCGTCCTGAACGGCGGGGAGTAA
- a CDS encoding acetylglutamate/acetylaminoadipate kinase, protein MTTVVKIGGARAVNPEGALADVKDLVAAGEEVVVVHGGSTAVDETLEALGKEPTYVETPGGVVGRFTDEETMEVFQMVMPGKLNTQLVEGLQNQGVNAVGLSGVDGGLLKGKRKSAVRVLEDGKKKIKRGDHSGKLESVNTDLLDTLLSGGYTPVVTVPMLGEERDGTLTAVNADADRAAAHVAGALGADLVVLTDVSGVYADPEDESTRIDTVETAEDWDGLEAAAEGFMTKKVMATKEALETGASSVVVATANNDEPIQSALAGDGTTILPSALGLTDADTADDEQEVTQ, encoded by the coding sequence ATGACGACGGTCGTCAAGATCGGCGGTGCCCGCGCCGTCAACCCGGAAGGGGCACTCGCCGACGTGAAGGACCTCGTCGCCGCCGGCGAGGAGGTCGTGGTCGTCCACGGCGGCTCGACCGCGGTCGACGAGACGCTCGAAGCCCTCGGCAAGGAGCCGACCTACGTCGAGACCCCCGGCGGCGTCGTCGGGCGCTTCACCGACGAAGAGACCATGGAGGTGTTCCAGATGGTCATGCCGGGCAAGCTCAACACGCAGCTGGTCGAAGGGCTCCAGAACCAGGGTGTGAACGCGGTCGGCCTCTCCGGGGTCGACGGCGGCCTCCTGAAGGGGAAGCGCAAGTCCGCGGTTCGCGTCCTCGAGGACGGCAAGAAGAAGATCAAGCGCGGTGACCACTCCGGGAAGCTGGAGTCCGTGAACACCGACCTCCTCGACACTCTGCTCTCGGGCGGCTACACACCGGTCGTGACCGTCCCGATGCTGGGCGAGGAGCGTGACGGAACGCTCACCGCGGTGAACGCCGACGCGGACCGTGCCGCAGCTCACGTCGCGGGCGCACTCGGCGCGGACCTCGTGGTCCTCACCGACGTCTCCGGCGTCTACGCCGACCCCGAGGACGAGTCGACCCGCATCGACACGGTCGAGACGGCCGAGGACTGGGACGGCCTCGAAGCCGCCGCGGAAGGCTTCATGACGAAGAAGGTGATGGCGACGAAGGAAGCCCTCGAGACGGGAGCGTCCTCCGTCGTGGTCGCCACCGCGAACAACGACGAACCCATCCAGTCCGCACTCGCGGGCGACGGCACGACAATTCTGCCGAGTGCCCTCGGACTGACCGACGCCGACACAGCCGACGACGAGCAGGAGGTGACCCAGTAG
- the argF gene encoding ornithine carbamoyltransferase produces MSTHTDSTTPMPAPNTKHFLTVDDLTADELHAVLEKAATYKQQLASGESHADLAGKTLAMVFEKPSTRTRVSFETGMTQLGGHAVFLGPDDTQLDRGEPIKDTARALSGYVDVIMARLFDHEDLSELAAYADVPVVNGLTDDAHPCQTLADLQTIQEQFGDLSEVTAAWVGDGNNVAQSFAKGCAMTGIDLTVATPEGYGLSDETLEACADLGDEPTVTHDPAEAVADADVVYTDVWVSMGEEDEREEKVAAFDGFQLNEDLLSGSDTKVMHCLPAHRGEEVDDDTIEGERSLIWQQAENRMHAQKALLTSVVRGF; encoded by the coding sequence ATGAGTACCCACACCGATTCCACCACACCGATGCCAGCACCGAACACGAAGCACTTCCTGACCGTCGACGACCTGACCGCAGACGAACTGCACGCCGTCCTCGAGAAGGCGGCCACCTACAAGCAACAGCTCGCGTCGGGCGAGTCCCACGCCGACCTCGCCGGCAAGACGCTGGCGATGGTGTTCGAGAAGCCCTCGACGCGCACCCGCGTCTCCTTCGAGACCGGGATGACCCAGCTCGGCGGCCACGCCGTCTTCCTGGGCCCGGACGACACGCAACTCGACCGCGGCGAACCCATCAAGGACACGGCGCGCGCCCTCTCGGGCTACGTGGACGTCATCATGGCGCGCCTGTTCGACCACGAGGACCTGTCGGAACTCGCGGCCTACGCCGACGTACCGGTCGTCAACGGCCTCACCGACGACGCCCACCCGTGCCAGACGCTCGCGGACCTGCAGACCATCCAGGAGCAGTTCGGCGACCTCTCCGAGGTAACGGCGGCCTGGGTCGGCGACGGCAACAACGTCGCCCAGTCGTTCGCGAAGGGCTGTGCCATGACCGGCATCGACCTGACCGTGGCGACGCCCGAGGGCTACGGCCTCAGCGACGAGACGCTGGAGGCGTGTGCCGACCTCGGCGACGAGCCCACGGTCACCCACGACCCGGCCGAGGCCGTCGCCGACGCCGACGTGGTCTACACCGACGTCTGGGTCAGCATGGGCGAGGAGGACGAACGCGAGGAGAAGGTCGCCGCCTTCGACGGCTTCCAGCTCAACGAGGACCTCCTCTCGGGCTCCGACACGAAGGTCATGCACTGCCTGCCCGCCCACCGCGGCGAGGAGGTCGACGACGACACCATCGAGGGCGAGCGCTCACTCATCTGGCAGCAGGCGGAGAACCGCATGCACGCCCAGAAGGCACTGTTGACTAGTGTAGTGCGCGGGTTCTGA
- a CDS encoding PrsW family intramembrane metalloprotease yields the protein MAIRRLTQQLYRIVHWSAHDARAGREPTRALDGERDLYEVSTWEPRTAVDRFALSAERLAGGYWKVLFLGILFLLAALSVVAALLVLWLVPGLGRYTLLSVLLAFAITAYLWYAFASPQLPVQPLVVTFALALPLTILAGSWNTAFAGVETLPLLGVVLYAFLIVAPAEEVAKLLAVRLYAYADDRQFSRVVDGAVYGAVAGLAFATVENFSYIFQEAVYVVQQQPYAPLQFVLGDVAATRLLSAPGHVLYSAFAGYYLGLARFNREHAGAIVVKGLLVVILVHATFNVVIAEALPDLLGLGDVGWSLLVLTYDGAFGYVLYRKLSRYRDAYEAASDHGRTPPGAPGEPPEPGVPGVQTDSS from the coding sequence ATGGCTATCCGACGACTCACGCAACAGCTCTATCGAATCGTCCACTGGTCGGCCCACGACGCACGGGCCGGCCGGGAACCGACGCGGGCGCTCGACGGCGAGCGCGACCTGTACGAGGTATCCACCTGGGAGCCACGAACCGCCGTCGACCGGTTCGCACTCAGTGCAGAGCGGCTCGCCGGCGGGTACTGGAAGGTGCTGTTCCTCGGCATCCTCTTCCTGCTCGCCGCGCTCTCCGTCGTGGCGGCCCTGCTCGTGCTCTGGCTCGTGCCCGGCCTCGGGCGCTACACGCTGCTGTCGGTCCTGCTCGCGTTCGCCATCACGGCCTATCTCTGGTACGCCTTCGCCAGCCCGCAGTTACCGGTGCAGCCGCTGGTGGTCACCTTCGCGCTCGCCCTCCCGCTCACCATCCTGGCGGGGTCCTGGAACACGGCGTTCGCGGGCGTCGAGACCTTGCCGCTGCTGGGCGTCGTCCTGTACGCGTTCCTGATCGTCGCGCCCGCCGAGGAGGTCGCGAAACTGCTGGCGGTTCGGCTGTACGCCTACGCCGACGACCGCCAGTTCTCGCGGGTCGTCGACGGGGCCGTCTACGGGGCAGTCGCGGGCCTGGCGTTTGCGACCGTCGAGAACTTCAGCTACATCTTCCAGGAGGCGGTGTACGTGGTGCAGCAACAGCCCTACGCCCCGCTGCAGTTCGTGCTGGGTGACGTGGCTGCAACCCGGCTGCTCAGCGCGCCGGGCCACGTCCTCTACAGCGCCTTCGCGGGCTACTACCTCGGGCTCGCCCGGTTCAACCGCGAACACGCCGGCGCTATCGTGGTGAAGGGTCTGCTGGTCGTCATCCTCGTCCACGCGACGTTCAACGTCGTCATCGCCGAGGCCCTCCCGGACCTGCTCGGGCTCGGTGACGTGGGCTGGTCGCTGCTGGTACTCACCTACGACGGGGCGTTCGGGTACGTGCTGTACCGGAAACTGTCGCGGTACCGGGACGCCTACGAGGCCGCGTCCGACCACGGCCGCACCCCGCCGGGCGCGCCAGGGGAACCGCCCGAACCCGGCGTACCGGGTGTCCAGACCGACAGCAGCTAG
- a CDS encoding DUF6789 family protein — protein sequence MKQWQGGVVAGLLGGAVFGILMTMQVPGVIERGIPALLGLSGGLAGWIIHMSISATLGVAFAAIHQQLPQLGADVQKNVAAGLAFGAVLWLVLAVTVMPFWLQAVGFAGAPAFPNISMTSLIGHLAYGGVLGAAYPLATFTTGSMESETGTQPQ from the coding sequence ATGAAACAATGGCAGGGGGGTGTCGTCGCGGGGCTCCTCGGCGGTGCAGTGTTCGGTATCCTCATGACGATGCAGGTGCCGGGCGTCATCGAGCGGGGAATCCCGGCGCTGCTCGGGCTCTCGGGTGGCCTGGCGGGCTGGATAATCCACATGTCCATCTCCGCCACGCTGGGGGTCGCCTTCGCGGCCATCCACCAGCAACTGCCACAGCTCGGCGCTGACGTCCAGAAGAACGTCGCCGCGGGGCTCGCCTTCGGGGCCGTCCTCTGGCTGGTACTCGCCGTCACCGTGATGCCGTTCTGGCTGCAGGCGGTGGGCTTCGCCGGCGCACCGGCGTTCCCCAACATCAGCATGACGAGCCTCATCGGGCACCTGGCCTACGGTGGCGTCCTCGGCGCGGCGTACCCGCTCGCGACGTTCACCACCGGGAGCATGGAGTCGGAGACCGGCACGCAACCGCAGTAA
- a CDS encoding helix-turn-helix domain-containing protein, with protein sequence MADATPDDLGDLMEQPDPGFREVMSCVFGIHQHETRTYLSLIDQPGSTVEELATQLERDRSNVNRSLSTLLERGLVTRERRLLDSGGYVYQYTAEPLPEAKEMLHTALDQWVENVHDVIEDFDGELAE encoded by the coding sequence ATGGCAGATGCGACGCCGGACGACCTCGGCGACCTCATGGAACAGCCCGACCCCGGGTTCCGCGAGGTCATGAGCTGCGTCTTCGGCATCCACCAGCACGAGACTCGGACGTACCTTTCGCTCATCGACCAGCCGGGCAGCACCGTCGAGGAACTCGCCACGCAACTCGAACGCGACCGCAGCAACGTGAACCGGTCGCTGTCGACCCTGCTCGAACGCGGCCTCGTCACCCGGGAACGCCGCCTGCTCGACTCCGGCGGGTACGTCTACCAGTACACCGCAGAACCCCTGCCCGAGGCCAAGGAGATGCTCCACACCGCGCTCGACCAGTGGGTCGAGAACGTCCACGACGTCATCGAGGACTTCGACGGCGAACTGGCAGAGTAA
- a CDS encoding [LysW]-lysine hydrolase: protein MSTSMATQISDGVARELLESMVSIPSPSGEEMAAAERLRNFFQAHDRDAYIDEVGNVRAPADDSVLLTSHIDTVPGDIPVRIEQEDGEDVLWGRGTVDATGPLCAMAVAAVRTGVSFVGVVGEESDSRGARFLVEDREEPEAVINGEPSGWDGVTLGYRGFLTAKYTAHTDSAHTSRPEPNAIQDAMAWWGRIEAAFPPAADGEVFDSVTAKPVSIDGGVTDDGLAYESTIDAQFRIPPGADAEGIQETVEDALETGTIEWDDHIPPVMASPRSEVARAFRVAIRRRGGDPRLLRKTGTADVNLYAAAWDCPMATYGPGDSALDHAPDERLALSDYDNAIAVLETVSDELQ, encoded by the coding sequence ATGAGCACGAGCATGGCAACCCAGATCAGCGACGGGGTCGCCCGCGAACTGCTCGAATCCATGGTCTCCATCCCCTCGCCCTCGGGTGAGGAGATGGCGGCCGCCGAGCGCCTGCGGAACTTCTTCCAGGCTCACGACCGGGACGCGTACATCGACGAGGTCGGGAACGTCCGCGCACCCGCCGACGACTCGGTCCTGCTGACCTCGCACATCGACACGGTGCCCGGAGACATCCCGGTCCGTATCGAGCAGGAGGACGGCGAGGACGTGCTCTGGGGCCGCGGGACCGTCGACGCGACCGGGCCGCTGTGTGCGATGGCCGTCGCGGCCGTCCGCACCGGCGTCTCCTTCGTCGGCGTCGTCGGTGAGGAGTCCGACTCCCGCGGCGCACGCTTCCTCGTCGAAGACCGCGAGGAACCCGAGGCCGTCATCAACGGCGAGCCCTCGGGCTGGGACGGCGTGACGCTGGGCTACCGCGGCTTCCTCACTGCAAAATACACCGCACACACCGATTCCGCACACACCTCGCGCCCCGAGCCCAATGCTATCCAGGACGCGATGGCCTGGTGGGGCCGCATCGAGGCGGCCTTCCCGCCCGCCGCAGACGGCGAAGTGTTCGACTCAGTGACCGCGAAGCCCGTCAGTATCGACGGGGGCGTCACCGACGACGGGCTCGCCTACGAGTCGACGATAGACGCACAGTTCCGGATTCCCCCCGGCGCGGACGCCGAAGGCATCCAGGAGACGGTCGAAGACGCGCTCGAGACGGGCACCATCGAGTGGGACGACCACATCCCGCCCGTGATGGCCAGCCCGCGTAGCGAGGTCGCACGAGCGTTCCGCGTCGCCATCCGCCGACGAGGGGGCGACCCCCGCCTCCTCCGCAAGACCGGCACCGCCGACGTGAACCTGTACGCCGCCGCGTGGGACTGCCCGATGGCCACCTACGGCCCGGGCGATTCGGCACTGGACCACGCGCCGGACGAACGCCTCGCACTGTCCGACTACGACAACGCCATCGCGGTCCTCGAGACCGTCTCCGACGAACTGCAATGA